A stretch of the Ostrea edulis chromosome 9, xbOstEdul1.1, whole genome shotgun sequence genome encodes the following:
- the LOC125659686 gene encoding uncharacterized protein LOC125659686 — MSSDPQPDMPEGYLGAQERFNELGLSILSHPDPVVIARDNHFELKLKYRGPIKVTHQLQCCKDEKDYSEYVFTQLKDGNVQFLIHFPLPGWYKLQVYALPLSDPSKSLPNVYNYLLHCTKALNAAFPFPKQYVQWKDGCYLHEPLNLCESTRLTHVKWRVLVPHAKQVAVVVDEEWHHLENKGGPIFEGSCNLNQYRGKDKKVTLNANFGDDDSKYSTLLEYHIK, encoded by the coding sequence ATGAGCAGCGACCCACAGCCTGATATGCCCGAGGGGTACCTTGGTGCCCAGGAGCGATTTAATGAACTTGGACTTAGCATTTTGTCACACCCTGACCCTGTAGTTATCGCAAGGGACAATCATTTTGAACTGAAACTAAAATACCGAGGACCTATCAAAGTTACACATCAACTGCAATGCTGCAAGGATGAAAAGGACTATTCTGAATATGTCTTTACCCAGCTTAAAGATGGGAACGTGCAGTTCTTGATTCATTTTCCGCTACCCGGCTGGTACAAGCTACAAGTCTATGCTCTTCCACTGTCGGACCCCAGCAAGTCATTGCCAAATGTGTACAATTATCTTCTTCATTGTACAAAGGCATTAAATGCCGCTTTTCCATTTCCAAAGCAGTATGTGCAGTGGAAGGATGGCTGTTACCTCCATGAGCCGCTGAATCTTTGCGAGTCCACTAGACTAACGCACGTCAAATGGCGTGTACTGGTTCCACATGCAAAACAAGTGGCGGTGGTCGTTGACGAGGAATGGCATCATTTGGAAAACAAAGGAGGCCCTATTTTTGAAGGATCATGTAATCTTAACCAATATCGAGGAAAGGACAAAAAAGTTACACTCAACGCAAATTTCGGGGACGATGACAGCAAATATTCCACTTTGTTAGAGTACCATATCAAGTAG